In the Caenorhabditis elegans chromosome X genome, one interval contains:
- the F54F7.2 gene encoding ZP domain-containing protein (Confirmed by transcript evidence) gives MLLLRIIVSGICLVALAHSYREEPYHTLKVPFSSAKGGQISKEVFIEFYSHTVLTEQDVALRMTVLSSEEVSMSVDKCGKRLFETSEDIKNATYLFTREWIDTILTGIYEICTVKNEYQIDITIDCKGPCNGTIIFSISNQQPENIQDKKSNPAEGSIPFATSGDSVPVNVSSDIGLVIEAAFMNPSVRVEIEVEYSTPYTMVIGKCGLTMLRLEGNGELKKHNFGWDETKLLRLVKATQCPGDNSDTIDYVMSSEKAGSGTLKFSMMRHQSKMDRHPANMFDTMELARGVPKHHPSDEKTPTQSSNVVRTFFVLLLVLIGY, from the exons TGCTCACAGCTATCGCGAAGAACCATACCACACTCTCAAAGTTCCATTCAGTTCAGCAAAAGGAGGACAGATTTCAAAGGAGGTATTCATCGAGTTCTACTCCCACACTG TTCTCACTGAACAGGATGTTGCACTGCGTATGACAGTACTATCTTCCGAAGAAGTGTCAATGTCTGTCGACAAATGTGGAAAGAGACTATTCGAAACATCTGAAGACATCAAGAATGCGACTTATCTATTCACACGGGAATGGATCGACACCATTCTCACaggaatttatgaaatttgcaCTGTAAAGAATGAATACCA aattgaTATAACCATTGACTGCAAAGGACCATGCAATGGAACTATCATCTTCTCAATATCGAATCAACAACCGGAAAACATTCAAGACAAGAAATCGAATCCAGCAGAAGGAAGTATTCCATTTGCGACATCTGGAGATAGCGTTCCAGTGAATGTTTCATCGGACATTGGGTTGGTTATCGAAGCAG cttttatGAATCCGAGTGTCCGAGTCGAAATTGAAGTGGAGTACTCAACACCGTACACCATGGTCATTGGAAAGTGTGGACTGACCATGTTGAGACTTGAAGGAAATGGAGAACTGAAAAAGCATAACTTTGGTTGGGATGAGACAAAACTCTTACGTCTTGTGAAAGCTACTCAATGCCCCGGAGACAACAGTGACAC CATCGACTATGTGATGTCATCGGAGAAAGCAGGTAGTGGTACTCTTAAGTTCTCGATGATGCGACACCAGTCCAAAATGGATCGTCACCCAGCAAACATGTTTGATACAATGGAGCTCGCCCGTGGAGTTCCAAAGCATCATCCGTCCGATGAGAAGACCCCAACTCAGTCTTCAAATGTCGTTCGCACTTTCTTTGTGCTTCTCCTTGTCTTGATTGGATATTAA